One stretch of Lonchura striata isolate bLonStr1 unplaced genomic scaffold, bLonStr1.mat Scaffold_91, whole genome shotgun sequence DNA includes these proteins:
- the LOC144248798 gene encoding class II histocompatibility antigen, B-L beta chain-like, translating to MAGFQTGPRSVPRRGNRDGLEKEGTTLKGPLGDVGRGQKGLVPTVTPSTQLRAQGRDPRYHGTDTPGTAARYCNSDPHVMEQRRTAVGWLCRYNHEYLSPFLTERRVTPTLSISLLPSSSQPSPGHLLCSLVDFYPAHTQLRWFQGQQELSVVATDMVPNGDWTHQLLVLLETSPRAGLTSTCQVEHVSLEHPLSQHWEDPRDAAGCCQSKMLAGTGDSELGFIFLALGIWFYLHKKGGSRESYPTSPRM from the exons ATGGCGGGCTTCCAGACAGGCCCGCGTTCGGTTCCGCGGCGTGGGAACCGGGatgggctggagaaggagggaaCCACCCTCAAGGGCCCACTCGGGGATGTGGGCAGGGGACAGAAGGGGCTGGTCCCGACGGTGACACCATCGACGCAGCTGCGAGCGCAGGGGAGGGACCCGAG ATACCATGGGACAGATactccagggacagcagccaggtACTGCAACAGCGACCCGCACGTTATGGAGCAAAGAAGGACTGCAGTGGGCTGGCTCTGCCGGTACAACCACGAGTATCTCAGCCCGTTCCTCACGGAGCGCCGAG TCACCCCCACCTTGTCCATCTCTCTTCTGCCCtcgagctcccagcccagccccggccacctgctctgctccttggtGGATTTCTACCCGGCCCACacccagctgaggtggttccagggccagcaggagctctctgtggtggccaccgacatggtccccaacggggactggacccaccagctcctggtgctgctggaaacctcaccccgggccgggctcacctccacctgccaggtggagcacgtcagcctggagcaccccctgagccagcactggga AGaccccagagatgctgctggatgctgccagAGCAAGATGCTGGCAGGAACTGGAGACTCCGAGTTGGGCTTCatcttcctggcactggggatctGGTTCTACCTGCACAAGAAAGGGGGGTCCCGTGAGTCGTATCCCACCTCCCCCAGAATGTGA